From the genome of Rhipicephalus sanguineus isolate Rsan-2018 unplaced genomic scaffold, BIME_Rsan_1.4 Seq851, whole genome shotgun sequence:
TTCACATACAATTCAAATGATTTGTGTAGCTTAATTTGATTTGCAATTTCACTATTTGAAATTTTTTTATTAACTTTCGTTTGATTATGAGGTACAAAAGGTTTCATTAGGGCCTTTAAAGAGGAAGAAATCCTGCAGTaatgttcttgtgtaggtcttggtgtagttctaaatcttgCGCTtagtgcagctccactaccgcgaaacctgaggaagtgtgtAGCATGGACAATTCAGCGATTCCCATggcacttgccaccgcctcatCAACTGCGCACTTGCCTAGGCAGTGGTGGTGCCTAAAGCCTCTCCATGCGTTTTCCGTCGGCTatgttaagtagcgccaactcgtcctccccctctccctttacaccggctccCCACCTAGCgaaagccgaagtgccgccatgatgtttctgctgtttttccggttgatgcacctgccccatgcctGCCCATGCCCTCACGACGCAGAAataccgagcgaaaactcgcttgGCGGCAGACAGTTTAAGACGAActtcaaaacaacaacacttgcaaaacggagaatgaaatatttgctttctcgcgtgtgcacatgcgtgcgcagaaacaagatggaaggaaaaagcgggaGAAAGTGGCTCAAGAATTTCCTTCCGGAAGCTCTGGAActggaagtgggcgtcgtcgtcgaaacaATAGATGGTGGTGCTTAAGAAAGCGGCAGCAGACGTGATGGAGGGGCTTCGGTGGTGCCCTCTCGTGCGGCACGGGTATCAGCCacttgtttcagaagcgtttttttgTGATTTTAGGTAAACTATTGTGATTAATACtgtgttatttctgtagtttatattactTTAGACATTGTTAGTTTATCTtgaactggttttgagcattgttagccttgttttaggcctgtattgaccactgcatcACCATGTggcatgagacagtggatggacgacaagccgggcccctaaagagcTACACACTTGGAACTTGTGCACATAAGAACCATTCCAGATGCTGCTGGAAAGACACAGTTGTTGTGAAGGGGCACTGGTTTCAGAGCAAATATGCAAAACAAATGACTGCTGCTTCTTTAAAGTGGTACTGACACTAATTTTCGAAACTTAGTTTACTCCAccgtacaaatctcctgtatacagagatggctctgagcaattGTGGCGCTCAGTAAGTGCCAGTAAGATAATGTGTTTTGATTTTAGAGTCAATTTTTTCATGGTGCACCAACTGACATTGACATTATTGTGTCGTCGGGCTACAGTACCAATATTGGTGACAGTAGGGccatagtcagatacaacttaggAAGAAGTACACGGTATTTCCTCCTCAAatgtggatgcacacaagcctgcaccaatgggcatgcACTCCAGACTGACTGGATGTGGACTGGTGTGCACAGATGAATCACGAACAAGCCCTAATGGAAACTCTCCTGAAGTCCATTTCCAGACTGTTGTCATGAGCCGGATGGCTGGTAACGCCGCCTTAGGAGAGCATTGCCTAGTGCACtattcaagggcgtccgcagaactttttccaggggggtgcatcagcagagggtgggggaggaggaggggggcatacagcataggtagcttttgtttcattgccgtcaCTTGACAGGCAAGGTTAGTCCAtggcagtatgtaacgtgcaaagttggctggtaatccagaatgatgtttcacgcggatatgcgggactggagtgtgctaatcaagctgtgtagcttactgctactgcatagaaaattattatccaaaattccaagggaggggcagctgcccccccttgcacctccctccggacgcccatggcacTATTTAGTTCGTAGTAGTGTTTCTTCAGTTTAGCTGGACTATTTTCTTCAGTACTGGATGTGATTGGTGCCACACTTTAGTTAGTATTCTAGGTGGGGCATTCCCCAACTTCTTAAGTTTATCTGACTATAGGTGTGATGATGTCacataccaaaaaatacaaaatggacgcttgtgcgtcaccaatacAGCCATGAAACAGAGCGGCTGTGGAAACGTCAAGATATCTTGTGCGAGCACGGCACTAGAAGCTTATGTTGTAtcatgacgtcagggtacagtatgaACCAAAACTAGATTTTAATAACGTTGTAATATAATTTTTAGGACACACCTGCACTCTAGTACATTTTTCTAGGTTCTTGAgaacttggcctttcatttgacgcaagaaacgAAGACGAAAATTTTTGGTGTCCGTATCTCTTGCAGCAATTAAAAAAGATTGTCTCTTTTTAACATCTTGTATCTGCTAAATCATTGTTTGACGTAATTAATGAAACTTGTTACTTGGCCAGTCTCACCATCTTTACAGCTGTAAAAAATATGTGGTGTTGTGTTCAACACTTTTCTAATTTGATAACACTTCATGTGCATCTCATGGCACGCTGCTTGATCTTTTTTCGCCACTGCCATTGACTGGCTGCACTAAATAACTGAAACCTATTGTCTTTTGTATTCAATTTACTGGAGCAGAATACATGCCTGGTTTCTTTCCATTCTTTGTCCTTTGCTTTCCAAGAATCCACAGAACTTCAACTAGTCAAGGGGCATTTTTATGTGCACTTCTGAATTCAGCTAGATCTGTAAATGTAAGCTACACTGGGCTCAAGTAATGTGTTCAAGTAGACAGATACTGTAGCTGTTGCATGCTTCCCTGTGCAATATATTGTCACATGGTAGCTGTGCTACAATCATTGTAGCAGTATGTGATATTATTTAGGAGTTAATAAAGCATTGTTTTGATAAATCCAATACATGGATGCTTTGTTTCATCATTTAAGACATAATACAATGAGTGCTGTACTTGGTTCAAATAACattataaaagacatcggtttactTGTACTTGTTTATTTTCATTTCTACACATGATGCTACATCATGCTTGATATTTCAACTTCATGCTAGACAACATAAATTGGTATGACATTTGTACAATGCTCATGTGACCCAAGATGAATAGTGCAACTGCTCTGCACAAAAAAATACAATGCTGCAAAGATAAGCATACTGGTTTCGAGTCAGGTCTACAAAATGAATGGTTGTTCCTGTAATCTACCATTACAATTAAGCATCTTATTACTCGTGATTTGTCCCCTTGCTCTGCTCTTCAGAACTTGTATTTGTCAAGGTACTGATGAAGTGTGaaaccttttttcttttctgcctttACATTTCTGTCTCTACTCATGCCGTATGGAAAATCTCGGCACATCACTTCGTTCGATCTGCTGCACATAGGCAGCTGACAACTTTACCAGCACTATACTGGCTCAGTGGATATGACATCATGCAGATGTACATAAAGAGATGGTGTCTGCATTTCAGTGGTAGCTGAGTACTTGCATACCACGCTTGGTTTACCTTAGGTGGTAACAAGTAACTGGCATGTCTTATTTTTGCTGAATAATATTCCCAAAAAATTAAACTGCCCGGCCACGGcacccgcatttcgatggaggtgaaatgccagagacccgcgtatttagatttaggtgcatgttaaagaacatgaGATGGTTAAAATTCCCTGAGCCCTGCACTTTggcatccctcattatcatatcgtagttttgagatGTAAAACCACGCAATCATATATGAAAAATTAAACTGGGCCGATTCCAAAGGGCTAAAATAACACCTCGATTTTGAGAGTTGCTCAGGATAGGCGTCCCAAGTTCAGAATGCCTTGAGGTCAGATGATGCCGTGATGAAAAGTAGGCAAATCCCCAACAAAAATGTGTAATCCATAGTCATGTGATGGAACTTCTCATGTGTTGCTGACATTAGCGTAAAAAGTGAACGATAAaaataggggtgtgtgaatattcaaaACTTTGACTAGGTATGTATTCGATTCACAAGACCCTCACTATTTTTAATATTCAAACACCACAAAAGTTACCAAGTATTGAAATCAGCACGAAGAATTACATACTTGtgctaaatttcagaaaatttgatgCACAAATAGACAAATTAGTTTCAGTAGCCATATTCTCTTCATCTCCAGTGTGCTTTTCCAAATGCTGTGTCAGTATTCAAGTGTAGTGGCCAGAGCATGACATTGTGCATGAGGCCATGCACGTTGTTGCAATAGACTGCCGAAATTATACTGAACAAAACCGCCGAAAAAAATGGGGAGCCACTGcaaaaattaatttaaaaaaCATCTAAAAATAAGTAAATCCGCCATTATTCTGGTTTCCGAACGTAAAGCACTTGCAATGAACATCGTGTCAATCAGTTGTTGCTTGTTCCAGTTGAGAAAGCAAGCTTAGAGGATTAAATCATGACAAGATTAACACACAAGCACGTGTGTCTAACCAGCGGCTGTTTTCGTTGTCTGGAGGAATGGTCACATGCATAACAATGTCGCTGCTTCCAGAAAATATTGAGCAGAGATCCTTCCTTCGTGACAACATAAACTCCAGATGTCGTACTGCCAAGCAATAGTGCTCTACAATGCATTAATTTCCTGTATGTTATTTGCTGCACAAGACTTGCTTTTTATGCCTGGTTGGTGAAAAAATTTTTTGCCAAAGTCGGTAGTTGTACTGTTAGTATGCAAagatattagaaaaatattcgatgcaCACTTTGTTTTCATTACTTGAATTCACTTCACAATTGAAAATTTGATGTTCGTACATCCCCATATAAAGCGTGAGCCCCAGTTGAAAAGGTTACACGAAAGTTAATTTCACCtgtaaatacaaaaaaatagGTGCTTCATAATTTAGACATGCATACAGACTGAGAATTAAACTATATTGGTCTTGTTGACGTAGGTAACCCAACCGCAGTTCTATATTGCAGACACATCAACTGTACCAAAGAAAGATTGTCCCTTGGTGTCTATAAAAAGCGGTGGGGGGCAAATACAGATGCTGATAGGTTAGTGATCCCTGCAACCACTGTCATTATGTTATCTAGTTGTCCTACCATTCTCCATGGAACTCTTGTTGACAAAATTTTGAAAATTTTCATGCGCTGAATGACACGCTCAACGTGCACCCTTGCTGATGCTATTTTCTGAGTACGTACAGCATCACCTTTTGTCATTTGTTGCCCTTTCTTGAAAGGTGGCCGAATTAGTTCAATTAGCCTTTCTGCACAACAGTCATCAATGAGGAAGCCACGGTCTGCCATCACTGCGTCTGACACAGGATCGAGGTTATCAAGGAGTTTACTTTGCTCAAAAATAGTTTTGTCCGAGGTACGACCACCATAACCTTGTGTCACATGAGCAATCACACCACCCGGTGTTACAGTGATCATGTATTTGCATGTGAATGTCTTCTTATACACAGAATAGCACCTCAGTGCACACTGAAGGCAATTTGGCTGGGAAACAGGTATTTCTGTGCAGTCTACAATAATTCTAACATTACTGAATTGTCTGAAGTGAGTTGGCATGTTTTCCACGATCTCTTCTTTCGATGGCAGCATTACAACCGATGACAATATTTGAGCAAGAATTCCAATTGTTTGTGTTATGGTATTGGTGCATGTCGTGAGGGAGCATCCAAACATGTGTTTAAGGAATGTGTTTGAGATGTTGTGTTTTAACTTGATCAGGGTTAGTACAATTCTTTCTTCAGCTGTCAGGCGGCTCCTGCCATGTACTTGCTGCACCTGAAGGTAACATCCAACCAGGCTTTCCAGTAATTCCATGGATGAGAGTCCTGTGTATGACGTAATGTTGGTGTCGTCTAAGGTGTCCACAAATTTATGTGTAAATGCCCCCGTGTGTACTTGAGAAGCCTTGTCCTGTCTTGATAGAGCACTGCCACCAAGAGCCATTTCAATAAGCACACTTGCggcgtcttcttcttctgcagTGGCTTCTGCTTTATGGCTGTCACATGAAACCTGAGGATAAATCAACCACCCACACATTGACGTTATTCGCAGAAGGCTAGAGCAAGTGGGGTTACAACATACTGGCCGACATTTAGGCTTTGAGTTTATTAGGCGTTAGACAAGGGGCCAAATTTACTCATGAAACTGAGTAAATTCTGTTCACCTGTGTTGGTAAAGCTCCCATTTTGCTAGATGAAGGCCCATGTGCACTGTCATCTTGAAAACTGGGTACAGCACTTGGCTGTGGTTGGACATCATCCTGATTTCAATAAAACAAACAACGCTCGCTGCATGCATCAAATAGCTTACACTTGTCACCAGAGCTCTGCTACAGAAGGTCAGATTATTTTTTGCGTTTCCATGAGGTTGAGTAAACTTTGCTCACCTGCGCAGGAAAGTCACCCATTTTAAGAGGCTCCTTGTGTGAACTGTCGCCTGGAAATCTTGACACAGCACTTGCCTTTGGTGCCTCATTATCCTGAGttataaataaaacaaacaaaaagcactTGCTGCATTCATAAAATATCGCTTACAGGTGACTGAATCTCTGCTACATATATTTAGGCTACTTTACACTTGCCTCTGCTGACCGCCGTGTCCTCCTTTCTAATCGTTCTGCACTGAGCTGTTGGAGGCGGGCTGCTTTTTCGGCATCGTGTACAGATGACTGTGGCAGATTTTGACTTGGGACAGCAGTCCGCTTTAGTCGTCTTCTTACACATGGGAAGTCTGAAATTATTCATATTATATTGCCCAATTTAACTTCGTTTTACAGACAAAAAGGCAAATACTGAAAGCATGCCATTTACATGTGAATGAGCCGTGCAGCATTTAAAAGCAAGGTTTGCACGAGTAGTGAgagccattggcgtagccaggggtgggggagGTAACCCCTTTTCCACCCTTCGAAACTTCATGCATATGTATACGCGCACATTACACACGCACGAATAACATACCTAAAGGGTGGTGATCCCCACCCCGCCCCCCAAAATATGCCTGGCTACGCCCCCAGTGAAACTATTAATAAATTTGAGAAGGGAATAACTAATCGAAGTAAATTAACCACGTTAGGTTTCCGGAAATTAGCGTCGTTTATTCAGTGGTATGGTGATAATTGCATCACTCTGAAACAAGCCTATTCCTACATAATTAAGTTGCGCTGCACTGTGTCGGAAAGGTGCCAAGCGGTGCAGGCGCAAGTTGAACGCCCGGTAAGCTTCTTGCTCTTAAATTTCATCCGAGCTGACAAACCAAAACAGGCAGTGCGCCGCGTTAATTAGAACACAGCATCGCCTGTAGACACCGCAGAGAAAACGCAGGCGTAACCACCGTACCTTTGTCCATTATAAATATATTTCAGGTTTCACTACTACAGTGCGCGCGGACAAAACGTACGTCAgcgacaggggcgtagcgagaaatttttcggGGTGGTCCAACCATTGTTTATCTatcttcgtgcatgtgtttgcatagccgcgtgtatatacacacacgcaaaatcgaaaattttcggagGTGGGAGCGGTTTGACCTCGCAGCCTACTCCAGTGGTCTGCCAGAATATTACTGCAGCTTAATTTCAGAATGAGCAGACTAAGACTTGTGCAGAAAATAAGTATAAGCGAAAAATACACTCGCACATATAACGCAACTAATGTACTAAAGCGCTTTCGTATATAGACGAAACTATACTCCGCTTACGAGAAGcccgaatattaaaaaaaacacgcacacacgctaAATAATGGTGTGCTCACCTGGGAGAATGAAGTCGTCTCGAGCGAAGTGATTTGAACAAACCACCATAGTGCCGGTCACCTTCTTTCCAATGCGTAAGTTTCTGATCCACGCCGTTCTCCGTTGCGCGTCGTCTGCATCCTTCGGGAAGTGATGGAACGATACGTTGCCACCTTTCCACCGCGATGCCACGCATTGTGGCACACAGCAATGTTCTTTGGAGatcgctttcttctttttcgggCTCGCGCGCGGCGGCATGGCGAAAATAAAGGAACTGTGCGGCCGCTATCACGACGCGCGCAACGTGATACCATATCTCCTTTCAAGGTTGACCCTGTTAGGGCCGTTTCCAGGcgcgcccgctaggtggcgagCGCTCAGTTGGAATCGCgaataggcgcgtgttttgtaacttccacgaaggatacatcacattctatgagcttccactgccacggcgggagatgtgcggcAGGGGCCATCAAACAGTGTTCAAGAAGCGGCACACACGTTTCCTCACCTAGGCTCCTCacgagaagtgagtagggctgtctcaccgaaggacggttgtaaaacagggcagaactggacaagtctttaattgtggagtgtgacgggtgttctttgtctgcgttcactttgaggtaatatagaaaggacatgtaagatctctgcaggtggagcgaccactcgttcgacacgacgtagaggctttttacggggctggtgcgaaaagcacccgtagaaagacgaatgcccaagtggtggaccgggtcgagcattttcaaggcgcttggtggcgcagactgatagattatcgccccataatctaggcgcgtgcgtattagGCTTCTATACAGATTCATCAGACATTTTGTATCAATGCCCCATGATGTTCGCGACAAAGCCTTGAGGATATTCATAGCTTTCAgacacttgtatttgagatttttGATGTGAGGTACAAAGGTCAATTTCATGTCTAAAATTATGCCTAAAAATTTGTGTTCGGTTTTTACAGGTAGCCGCTGGCCGTGTAGGTGAAtatccggatcgggatggaggccacCTCTCCTTCTTgaaaataagacgcaagtgcgtttttgcgggttaaggctgaacccgttctcgtctgcttATTCGGTTAACTTTTTCAAActaagttgaacctgccgctcgcacattgtaagattgcaggatttaaaaccgatttgaacgtcatcgacatatacgcaataaaacatgttacgcgggatgcacaaacgcaaagaattcattttgataataaaaagtgtacaactcagcacgccaccttgcggcactcctgtttcttggacaaatgttcgggacaagacatatCCTATCGAaaattccgtgttcgagtgggcaaagtaactttctattatatctaacattttcccacgtacacctaagtgggacaggtctcttaatattccaaagcgccatgtggcgtcgtaagccttttccataccgatgaacaccgaaagaaataatTGCTTgaggacaaaagcgtcgcgaatttgcgcctcgatacgtacaaggtggtcagaggtagatctaccttcaagaaaaccgcactggtatgggtcaagtaatttgtttgcttcgaggaaatgtataagtcggcggtttatcatcttttcaaagagtttacagaggcagcttgttagtgcgatgggcctgtagctcgcaacggaggatgggtccttgccctgttttagaatcggaataatgatggcttctttccaggccgaggggatctcgccggaaaaccaaaccgcattatacagggaaaggagggctttttgcgtttcagatggcaggtgtttcaacatttcatatacaacacggtcggagcctggggcggaattattgcagcaattaagcgatgcttgtagctcagccatgcagaaaggttcattgtactcttcgtgttttgtggatttgcgatctagtttctgtttttcgattcttgtcttgtatcgctggaaagcttcagtatagtgcgacgagctggacacctgttcgaaatgttcgccgaggaagtttgcctggtcttccaagctgtcgccttgtgtgttaactaaaggaagtaaatgtgcttgtcgacctgctaccctACCAACCATGTTCCAggctttagcctcctgtgtatatgaattgatgcccgataaaaacctctgccaactttcctttcttgcctgtcggcgcgttctcctgccttgagacttcatgtttttaaaattgtcaagattctcggctgttggagagtctcgaagcaacctccatgctttgctttgttttttgcgcgcatttcgacaatcattgttccacaacggcacacgtcttttgccgggcagtccagatttgtttgtgggat
Proteins encoded in this window:
- the LOC119378507 gene encoding uncharacterized protein LOC119378507; this translates as MFGCSLTTCTNTITQTIGILAQILSSVVMLPSKEEIVENMPTHFRQFSNVRIIVDCTEIPVSQPNCLQCALRCYSVYKKTFTCKYMITVTPGGVIAHVTQGYGGRTSDKTIFEQSKLLDNLDPVSDAVMADRGFLIDDCCAERLIELIRPPFKKGQQMTKGDAVRTQKIASARVHVERVIQRMKIFKILSTRVPWRMVGQLDNIMTVVAGITNLSASVFAPHRFL